GATTCCCAAAAAAAGGTAAGACGTCTTATCTTATTCTCACTCACTCCTTTATTGTTGTCATCATATAATCTTTTTAAACTCCTTGACTTGGGCATCGGAAGAATCCCCTGAAATACACCCTTAATTTTTCAAactatttttctttcatttttaataggTTATCAAAGGTGCGACAGATCCAAATTCTTTTAGACAAAATTTGAATAATGACGGACAATTTCatccaatatttttattttttatttcatctaCATTTCAAAGATTATCTAACAAAAAGATAAACATTAAATACTCATATTGAGTGTCTTGTATTTCTATAGAATGTAAAAATTGTCACAtaaaattttactaaaatttcAGTATATAAAATATTCGAGCAAAATTATCTTATTCTATGTTTAAAAGAGATTTGAActtaaattttcataaatttaaataaaatataatattaaaattttattaattttttttaaatttatacaaatttaaatttacagTTTAAAATACATGTTTCAAACAAAACgctaattttttgtttatttgtttattcaTTACTCTCGGTTGTATAAGATATTTCACTACTGATATTACTATTATCAACGTTCCGTGAGGTTCGCCAGGCGAGAGGGGAAAACGACGGAGGCAGCACCGTTTTAGGCACCGTCGCGAGAACGACGGGGTCGGTCGCGCAGCACATGCCGCCGCTTCTTTCTCTGTCTAATACCTGCAACAAGACAACCACCTTCGGTTACCCACTCTCCACTCCCACGCAAAATTGGTGAAATTACCAGATAACCCCCCTGCCCCTCCCCCCAGTAAGAAGAATTTGGGTTGCGTGTCTCATTCCAACCGTTGGACTTTTGTACTTTTCCTACCCAACCCCACTCTTCAGTATTCAGCCCCACCTTCTCATAACGGTTCtccataattttataaatataaaatttcaaattttcagacagtaatttttaaaaattaactaaaactaaacaatatacatgtttataaaattattgatttttttattctattttatccTTTTAAAATATTAAGACACTCATTAagttcttttttaatttttcctaCCACTaccatattttcattttttttatttttaaattctttaaacaAGTTTAGATTTTGGAATACATCCCCTGTCCTTAGAATACAAACCAAACACCTTGAGGACATATTCCGGTGATCAAGTTTGATAcgcttttattgaaaattttgaatttgaatccTAAAAAAAATAGGAAGAGATATGAGATGAGAGATAGACGACCTTTTATTATGTAGCCCAAGTCTTGTACAAACTTTTAattgacttaaaaaaaaaaaaaaactaaaccaaACCAGCAACCCAATATACACAAACCCCAATAAGCTACCGATTTATTGGATAATTGTCATTAAAATTATATGTCACAGTATGTGCCTCTTATTATGTAGTCTTGTATGAACTTTTAAttgactgaaaaaaaaaaattcaagccaAACCAGCAATCCAATATACACAAACCCCAATAAGCTATCAATTTATTGGATAATTGTCACTAAAAATTATAAgttgtagtatgtggctcatatcgagTAGAACATGTATATAGAGAAagtatgtaagaacccgaaccgtgataattgagtttaaataaataagagaggggcaaaattgggaatttgacagatttcgtcgacaaagcctttgttcttctcatcgacgaaattcagaaactcgttgacgaagagaagCCGAGGAATCTCGGAAAAACCGGAGAtgctagattcatcgacgaggccaccgattcgtcgacgaagtcagtgaaagattcgtcgacgaaggcaccatttcgtcgacgaattgggctgggtcaaagggctataaataggaaatttcatttcttcttcattaagaaacttcaaatatctctctctctctctctctctctctctctctctctccctaaacctctccatactctctctctctctctagatttcttcgtcaatcgttgatggaatcagaaatctgaagttaccatgaggattctggaaggattctctacaacttctacggatcggaatcttgttttggagattttcgggttttggcgtaaaatcgaggtaagactcgattttcaattttgatctgaTAGTTTTGTAGttaacagtcttgtgagtatattttgtactgtaatttgtaggttttggaactcggttcgctgtttaggggccttggagttcgggatttgttattcggggaaaaggtaaggggaactatgtttatattggttattttttaaatcggattcggtggaactgtggtccacggtcctgtgtgtgttttggctactcatttggggggatctaatggggaaaattatgagtttttcattattacagttttgggaaaaatggggtaATGGGCTGCATCCCtaattttgttgaaaaccgagcgtatatggtgatttatactgtgatattgggatggtcgtgccttgacttgtttaaactgtattagtttggaaaaccatgatttagattaccaaatgggtgtggtttgtttggttatatgagcatgcatgtgtgtgtgatatgttaaatggctagtaggaacggggttccgaattgtccaggtactgagagtgtccgactctatatccgagggcgtgtttatcgcctaccacgtaggcaagagtgtctaactctatatccaagggcgtgagcctataccggtagATCAGGGCGAAAGGGTGTAGATCCACCAGTTAGCCCTGGTACAATGTCATGGGattcggggactagccatgtgccggtggcgccgtgcttcgcgggttggctggGCCAACGTCGGATTGTCGTGGACaggcttcgggccgatgggtgtgacgacaccgagattgctgatcatgtgtatgtgtatgtgtgcgtgtatgcactgtggaaattagtactggaatgcatttaactgcgtgtatgttgtatcatgataacactcaaatgccacacaccgatataacctatgttcttccttattgagaggtgtctcacccctgctgtacgtacatttttataggtccttcgagtaatcggaactagcgtcctggtgtgggGAACGTAGTGGCTGGTATACTGCatttagcacttgggtaagtgttaggactgtattttggtgggttgccattttgggatgtgttgggcacccagtttgtacgttttgatagagccatgttttgctcttgtatagactctggtatggtactgcatatgtgtttATAGATGacatttttccgctgcgtatatggttgtggttggatgtgtttagggtgcctgggaacccctcgaggtcagaccctcatccattgtactgtatctttggatgctttatcagatacagggataGATTAGTTACATTTTcgcccttgggtcccatttcgaggttcggggcgtgacaaagtGGACTAATGCTGGAAGTAGAGTGGAAAGACGAAATTAGCCTTTTGGGTTTGAAATTTATTGTTGTATTAATTGAGATGATTAATGGGTCGAGGGTGGGGGGGCAACGCCTCCACGATACAATACATGGATatttgaagaatttttttaataCCTCTGTACGGTTAGAGttaatataaatacatatgatgtaacGTTACTTTGATATAGTGAAATCCTACCACAGCTCGTTCTTATAGATGTAGACATTCTGTTGAATCACGTTAAATTTGTATGTTTTTGTTACTTTATTTCTgtattttttcatactatttatcaTAATTGTCGTACgtttcataatattatatatatgtgtgtgtgtgtgtgtgtacacatGATATTTTAATAGcaatttcaaattaattactaCATTTAGTTATAAAATGTTGTTCATTAAaatttttagatattattttatttttatcttatgTGTTTCATCATATATTAATTAGACGTTTTAATGAGCTCTTATGTCTCACTTACATATTACATTTACTTTGTACATTCTTTCGATGAATCTTTTTTAAATGATTAGGAAAGTTGACCAAAATGACTAATTGAGATATTAAAAGAGCATTTGAATCAATTATAGGAAATAAGcaataaaattgaaataatgTGTCAAATTCAATGCATAACATgttaccaattgaaaattttcacTCACCAAtttaaaactattaaaaaaattaatgactaTTCATTGTCTAAACAATCCCTCACTCCACCCCCACCCCACACATTATTTTGAGATGAagtaattaaaaatcaaaatttataatttccaaattttttaatgATCTTTTctcataaatttttatatttaaatatagtttttttctaaaaaaaatttaaatcattcattttatgcacacttttttaattaaaataaaaataaagtgattatatgaattaaaataaaaatatataatttttaaaaaaaaattaaaataacaaaaattaactgcaaaatatttttaccatttttcaattgtcatgtataaTAAGATTGttattgtgaagtaaaatttgaaaatataacaattaagtaaaatagttacaatactttttattttcactatagcattttttattttttattattttcaattttaatattttagttatattttttgtaatattatttCATTTAAAACGAAAATGAGCAATTtgtaattaagtttttaatttgttataACTTTGTAAATATTAACCAAACTAGTTGATAGTTTATGGCTTTTAGTtcttgtttctaattttttatttttattgctaaCTTGCTTTTTcgtaatttttgatagtgatggGAAACGGTGCCTTACTTTTtggttttttagtttttcaaacgATTAAAGAGGTCtccatttatttttaaatttttaaatttccataaattttttttctataattttgccaaaagttatatatatattgaaaactcAATGAATGTCTATTTTCTTTTGTCAAATTTCACGAGAGATAAGTGTCTTTTGTTctaaatatttttaatcaaaCACGTTTTCTTTTAGTGACATACTTACCCGCCCACCTCAaaagagaaatatttttttttaattgaaatataactttgaagttAAATATAAAAGACTGATTAAAGTTTGAACTCTTTGATGGTAGTAGCTAGTAAGTAATCACCAACTTTGACTTATAAAatgtttaaatgttaaataaaaattttttatttatttaatatcatAAATAGTTTCCAAAATGGTTGTTGTTACAactaatataattataatataaaatttatataaaaaaaatagaagttaaGTTGAACAAATAACaactcaaaagaaaaaaaaaaaaactagaattaCATACATAAAAAGTAATATTCTTACATGGATTTATATTATtggcaacaaaaataaaaagcaaaaatgGTCACTCCCTAGCCTTTGCCTTCCATGTGCAGTGTAGCTGTGTAGGAGTCACATTTTCAAACCTCAACGGATAAGGCAatagataaatatataaataatatattctTGAGCTTCACCAAATATTAAATAACTAAATGAATAAAGAAAGTGTTTTTCTTCCTTCAGTATTTCATGTTTCCTTGGAGTCAAAAGCTGGTTAGGAATAACAATATAAAAAAGACTCGGCTGAAGGTGGCCGGTCTCAAGGCACTAAGTTCCCCCCTcgcacaaacccaaaacccaaaacccaaaaaatacgAAAAAAGACGCGTGAAAGCAGGAACCAAACTTTTCCCGAAACGCCTTTGCACAAATCCAGACTCAGAAAGCTAATCCAAGATAACCCCCCAAAGATAAAATcgaatcaaatcaaatcaaatcgaATCCATCCAAGTTGGATGATCCAACCGCCATTGATGCTTGCTTCCTTCCTTAAGAGTCCAAGTTAGGTCACCAAATATATGGGCATGGAGGAGGTGGACATCCTCTGTTGTTGCTGCTCCATCGTAAGCTCCCTGAGGCTGAGATAAGGAATCTCCACCTCTTCCTTCCCCGTCGGCGTCACCGTCCCCGACACCGGCCTGCTTCTCGTCCGGTACGGCGTGCTCGACCCGCTTCTGCTCTCAGTCGAGTACACCGGCCCCGATATCGATCCCCGGAAGGCTCTGGCCCTGGCCATGTGAACATCACCCCCGCCGTAGTCGCCGTCGTCGACGTCGGCGGTGGTGTCGGTGAGGTAGCGATTGGCGTGGACCCACTTCCGCTTGAAGAAGAGGAGCGCGTTTCTCCACCACCGCCGCTTCTTGGTCTTCTTGGGATCGTCTTTCGATATGGGCTTCTGGAGCTTGAAGTGCAGGGCGTCTATGGATCTCACCTGCTCGCGCTTGTGCCTCCGCGCTTCTTCCAACACCTTTACTCGTTTAAATCGGCAAATGAACCAAATGGGTCAGATTCAAAATAAAAAACAGGGAGAAACAGAGCGTGAATGAATGCTGATTTTAACAAAGGACTCAAATGGGTGAGactcggaaaaaaaaaaaaaaaaaaacacagggAGAAACAGAGTATGCTGATGAAGAAAACAATTGGGGCTCGACTTTTAATATCGAAAACAGGGGGAAACAGAGTGTTTAAGAATGTAAACCTGAAAGTAGCCGATTTGGGGGTCGAAGCCGTAATCGCTGAAGTGGTGAGGCTCCGGcatcgggaaaattggggatttggTCGCCATTTTCGATTCTGATTCCTTTCTTTGTGATTTGATTGCGTAGTTCGCGTAGGATGGAGGCTGGAACAGAGCAGGTGACAGGGGAGACAGAGATCGGTGGTCACAGGAAGGAGATATGGCTACTGAAACGGCAGCGACAGGGGAAAGAGATGGGAAAGGGAAATAGAGGAGAAAAGAGGGAGAGCAAAACAGAGCAGAGCTTTTTGGGCTCAAGGGTGGGAATGGCCGTTGGGCCTTTGGTAAAGCCCTACACTGAATGCACGCTCCAATCTTTCGAATTCCGATATTGCCCTCCCCCAAACTTTCTCTGCATTCATTTGGTTTATCATTATATGACTCCAAGAAATCAGAAATTATGGATTTGCGTTCAAGACAAATTATAaaagtacaattttttttttccctaaaaaagTTGAAAAATGCTTTCCCAC
This genomic stretch from Malania oleifera isolate guangnan ecotype guangnan chromosome 3, ASM2987363v1, whole genome shotgun sequence harbors:
- the LOC131150864 gene encoding uncharacterized protein LOC131150864 yields the protein MATKSPIFPMPEPHHFSDYGFDPQIGYFQVLEEARRHKREQVRSIDALHFKLQKPISKDDPKKTKKRRWWRNALLFFKRKWVHANRYLTDTTADVDDGDYGGGDVHMARARAFRGSISGPVYSTESRSGSSTPYRTRSRPVSGTVTPTGKEEVEIPYLSLRELTMEQQQQRMSTSSMPIYLVT